The nucleotide window CATATTTTGCACAGACTGCTTTCAGGAAATCTTGCTGTGTTGTCTCCAGTAGAATCATAGCTGAACCACAGCAAATGAAATTGTTGTTACAATAACAAATGCTTAACGCAATTCAGTACAGTAACCAAACAAggcagaggaggccaccaagatgatcagaggggCAGAGCGCCTGTCCTAAGAGGCTGAGAGGCTCTGGGATTGCTCAACCTGGAGAAAGCTTTGGGTCACCTATTTTGGCCTTCCAGTGTAAGAAgaatggagagggactttttagaAGAGCATGGAgtaacaggacaaggaggaatggctttaaacagaaagagattaggtttagattagatatgaggaaaaatcatctttactgtgagggggagaggccctggcacagattgcccagagaagctgtggatgctccatccctggcagcgctcAAGGCcgggctggctggggctgtgaacAACCcggtctggtggaaggtgtccctggccatggcagcggggttggaactggatcatctttaaggtcccttccaacccaaaccattcggtgattctatgactctgtgattctacaaACTGAAGGAGTAACCAgtgttgttctttttcttttagagaTTGCAAGTTCCTTGGCTCAAAACCTTCACTTTAATACTTTTGGAGGAAACCCTTTGGCCTGTGTAGCTGGAGCTGCAGTTCTTGACGTAGGGAGAACATAACATGGATTTATCTGTACCACAGGTCTTTGTATCAAACGATGAAAGTTGCACATTTAAGTTTCTATGTGGGCAATTTTTAAAGTAACTAAGTAAAGTGCATAAACATATGCATGTATACATGCATGGACAGTGTATCCcatacacaggaaaaaaaatcttgattaaTTTAATTGCAAAAATTTTCAGATCTCTAGAAGGAGTAGGAGCTCTATAATTATTACTTCAGAATCATCTTTATCCCCGTGGGGTTCTCTACTTTGTTAATAAAATTGAAAGAGAGTACTTACTCAAAAGACTTAGCTAATTCTTTCATAGCACTACACAAATCCACAGCTaagaaaatctattttctgGCATACGTCCTTAGCAAACTTTTACTTTATGCTTTATGCTTACTTTATGCttttaccttaaaaaaaccTTAATGACCAGACAGTTGCAAATACCTAAGGTCAAAAAtccatctggaaaaaaataccttacaaaaaagaaaaatgtgcaaCATATGTCACTTATTATTCAGTAGAAAATCAGTCAGTGGGTAGTAGGTCACTATTACAAATCAATTTGCCTTGATTATGCACAGAACATTCATTCCTGAAGCTCACTTCATTACAGCAGACACTATTTCTATTCATGTTACTTTCCTGAGTGGTTTGAGGGGTTTAAGCTATTAATAAGATGGATGTTTGTATAAAGAACccatgttttggggtttttcaacCCTGAAATAATTTGGAGCCTAGCTCTGAAATAATTCCAAGGTAATTGTTAGAGTCAGGAAGAATAAAATGGagttgaaagaaaaaggaaaaaaaaagaaaagtagaaacAACCACTTTAtcttctgtaattatttttaaatgtaatttttctaaATGCAGATGTTAGGCTCATCTAATGGTTTCTGTGTAGGTGCCAGAATGTGCCTGCAAATAAGAACTCTGATTAAGGAGGACAGtgtaaagaatgaagaaaagatTGTGATTAAAAAACATGGTGTTGCtaaatataatatagtattcAAGCTGTTCTGTGCCTAGTACACACAGATAAGCGCAGTCAAATTGTATTCTTCTCatgatactgaaaaaaattaaaatattctggtaagattttgaaaataatcCTTCTGGTCAGGTATTTTCCAGTTATGAGTACATTTGAGCAGGAATTACTGgattaaattaagaaaaatgtgaaaagtgCCACAGAAATATCAAAGTATTATGTGCAATTGCATTCTGATGCTGTGACCATCATAGCAGTGATGTGATGAGTTCTTCTAAATGTGAGCAGTGAGGTAGTCAGGAACATAGCAAGGAAAAGAGATAAATACAGCCTCAAGTTCAATGTGGATTAACAGAATGTGTTGAAAGCTTTTCCTGCAACACTGTCATGAGTACTTCATTTTAATCAGGCTATTGAGGAAGACTGTCTACAAAAAAATAGTGAGGATGTGGGAACATACCTGCTGCTGGAGTTGGCTAAACTACGGGATAAATTTGAGATTGTTGGAGATGTCCGTGGCAAGGGACTTATGATTGGAGTAGAAATGGTGACAGATAAGGTTAGTGactttttcattcctttcaatTTACAGTGCCATTGAAGGTTTTATCGCATTCTATTTTAGttgaaataacagaaatatttcctgttaAAAAGCAGACAGTGCAATGGGAAAACATTGCTCTAGCTAAAAATGAGCCAGAACATTCCATCATTCAGCTATTACACAAGCTTTCAGTAAACAGTGACATGCACCTTAACTGCACAGGCTCACAAGAGCAGGTAAGTTATGCAGCTAACATTTTCAGCTAGAGTTGGAATTTATTGGAGAGACTGGAATATACATCTTTGCCACAGAACTAATTTAGAATATCTGACTGAAGTTTAGtatttcctttccttaggaCAGCCGACGCCCTCTTCCAGCTGAAGAAATCAATCAGATCTGGGAGGACTGTAAAGACATGGGGGTTCTGATTGGCAGAGGAGGGCTCTATAGTCAGGTACTGAACCACTGGTTATAAATAAAGCTTATTTTCTGTCCTTGTGAACTACATCCTTGCTTCCCTCACATTAATTTAGTTTAGTAAGTAGACTAGAAAATGTTTACTCATAGGAGCTATCTCTGTTTAATGttgcttattttaaaactgGGCAGGAACTATATGATTCTTTTCAAATATTCTGAACAAGATCAAAACTTGGAGTTTTCCTTCAGAGGGACAACTTCCCCTAGGAAACCAAGGTACTACAGTCTATGCAATTTAGAAAAACTCAGCAATACCAAGTCTTTGCACAGTTTAGGTTATCACCTGACACATCAGTACAAAACTAGTAGCTCTTTGAGTCTGGGGAGCTGGTAATGTTCTAATTCTATGGTAATTAACGGAAAAAAAATGGTGTTGACAGCAAGCTCAGCAACAGCACAGAGGAGAGACTTGGATGTGAAGGCCAtcagcccacagcagctgacagcagctgtggctccatGCTGTAGCCAGGACACTGcaccagctccctgcagtgctctgttAATGGCAGAGGATTGCCTCAGGGCTGGCCGCCTCAGTGAAGCCCTCTGACACAGAGGAGGCAGCTGCCATGTGAGATGGATGGGGGGGAGCTCAAATAAATCAGACACTGTGTTTGTCACCTCATCAGTCCTTCCCTAAATCGCAAATCAGGAGGCAGGTAACAAGCTGAAGCTCAGTGCAGTAAAATCTCATTCTGTCTAGTAAGAGGGCTGTTTACCTGTGAGCGTTTGCTTCAGCAGGGGCTGTAGGAGGGAAAGCCCATTACTCTGCTCTTCCTGTATTAAGTTGCGTGACATGATGCCAGAAAAATCTGCAATTTAAAAttcttatggaaaaaaaaaactcttggAAACATTGATCAAACGTTCAGATTTAAGAGACTATGCTCTCGACAAGTGTAGCTGTACATATAACCCTTCCTGATCAACACGCTTTCCAGCTACAGCACCCTAGCTACAATATAGTATTCAGTGATTCATTCATAATGCATTCTCTTAAAGGCCTTTAAAAACAGCCTATAATAAAACAGCAAATCGGCTGACACAATGGGAGAGCCTGCCACTCTCAGCAGATACTACTTTTCCCTGTGGTAGAGctgcaagaaaggaaaatacatctgtctctgttctttctttgtACAAATCCATCTGAGATTTTACTCTGTCTTTGTCTGCTGAAACAGAGCTGCAGACACGACCTACTCTACTTAGGTCTTTTGTGGAGGCAGTTAGGTTATCAAGAGGGGGTCATGAGTCAGATGCAATTCAGTGCAGTCAAGTTCAAAATTGCTCCACTTCAGAGTACATTTATCATAAGCCTCAGTGCCTGCACTGctgttctccttttttcctcacttttttgGGGCGGGAGTGCTGACCCAGATAGTCTGCATGAAACCATATTCTTCTCATACAATTtgagcatttctttttctttttgttctgtctCCTCAGACATTCAGAATTAAGCCTCCCATGTGCATTACTAAGAGGGACGTAGACTTCGCTGTGGAAGTATTTCATACTGTTTTACAGAGACACGTGGAAAGAGcagctgcaaaataaaattgatttGTTTCCTTACATGAGAGGCACACACAATCCCTGATTCCTGCAACCCAGACTGGGCACTAATCTAccctggaaaataaaatcacagtgtGATGATTACATGCTTGTTCAGGATCATAAGAGTGTTCTGACTGATACAGTGTTCAACAAAGGATAGAGTGTGATCTGTTTTGTAAATCTACAGTTCAGTTCTACAGTGCTTATTTGTATGAACTACACACCTATTTTGCCATTATCAAAAAAACCCTGACTGGATTAACAGGGTACCAGATGGAGAGGCAGGCATATGTTCTTCTCTCCCCTGTGAAAATCCTATCAAAATCAGCAATTTTTAGAAAGAGTGACAGAAACAGTTGGGAAAgaattttcagatttaaaactGTTTACCCTGCCCACAAGGACACACTGTAATTAGAGCATTACAAAAAGTGTGCAGACATTGAAATGTTTCTAAttacagtaattatttttatcatgGGGATAAGAAATCCAGTCATCACTCTCTCCAAAATAcactttttctcctgctgcttttgggaTTGCACAGCACACTCATTAATCATTTTGTAAAGGTGCAAACTCTGGAAGGTGGAATAAAACGTTCTTTCTTACATAATCACTTTTTAATGTGTAAGGTCATTGCTTCCTTCAGTTTCCAATAAAAAAACAGATGTTGTGGACAGTCAGCAAGAACTGTACATTTatcattttacttttatttcaatttaataTTGGAAAAATTCCTTGACTCAATAAAGTACCCTGTCAAGTTCGGAGGAGGAGAGTATTCTGCCAGTACTTCAGAGGAACTTTGGTAACAGAGCATCAGCCCCTCTCCAAATCTTACTCCATGGGTCCTAAAAAATACTGCACAGCCTTTGCTGAGCACTGCCTTATACAACTCCTGTGTACAAATCAATTCCACTCCAAAAACAGGTGTTTGTTatcccaccttttttttttcctactgaagCACAGGCAGATTATGCCTTTAAACAGAAGCGTAATGTCTTTCCTTAGAAATCAGAACAAATTAATTCATTCATGTCACTCATTTATTTCTCCCTCACTTATTCCAGCAAGGCTGTTCCActagactttttttccccaataacCTGCCATGGAGGTAGATGTACAAAACAAATCAGAATTGTCAAAACTAGTTAGACAGCTTTGTCATCTAACTTTTTCCCTTCTGTCTGCTGCTTAATGTAATTAAGTAATTTGAGAATGGCAGAAGAAAGGCCTGTATCTTGGCAGTGCTTCATATTTGACAGAAGATCAAGAATCaaagaatattctgagttggaagggatccacaaggatcatcaagcccaGCTCCTAAGTGAATGGCCCACAGAGGGACCAAACCCATGATGTGGATGTTCTTAGCACCATGTTCTCACCAACAAAGCATAGGCCCTGCTACTGGCTACTCACTGTGAGCTGAGCCctctcaaaagaaaagcaacagcacacatgtcaaaataatttattatttcctcTGTGTGGAAATAATCCATGCAGGTTCTACAGGAACACAGGGTGAATAGCTTTGAGTTACTATTTCCCCAACTATGGTGTGAAAGCTGCTCAGGATACAGGGCTTTAGACAAGGTGGCTTGGTGGAAGGAACATCCACCTGTGCCATGAcaccaaaccattctatgattaaagaaaggcttttaagaacagaagaaagcaCAGAGTCTTCCACAAGATAGTATTCCTTTTGtgcatcttcatttttttcctgcattggTACTTGCCTTCTTTGTTTAACTCCAGACACAGGCAGTGTGCACGTTTCAGTTTTGTCAGAGAGTTAATGTACAATTCTGAAGACTGTCACTATAGAAAAGTTCTATCTGTTTCTACGTttctcttttttggttttggtgttcACAGCTCCATTTACAGTTGGTGTTGTTGTTGCTCTTGCATGTCCTGTGACTTTCAGGTGTTCAAACAACTTATTTCGGGATGGAAATGCACAGTTGCAGGTTACACAGTGGATAGGAACTTCATTCTACAAcgagaaaaaaaacccagaatgcTTCACATCTGTATTAAATATGTCATCACTACAATACGCCAATTTCTTGcacacagtttctcctttgcAATGAAGCAGGAATTAGCTGTTTGTTTTCATCATCaatatttcattattcattAACAATTaaacacatatttaaaaaaaaataattgcaaatatAACTTCATGATATTTCAAAGTGCTTTAAGTAAAACCAAGAATGGAAGCCTTGCAAATCTAATTCAAAGTAAAGGATAGTTTTGATCTCACCTGAACACACTGGTAATGCTTTGGGCTCTGAGATGCAGTGAATTTAGTATGTCTTAGCTGTAGTTACTACAAAGTTTTGCTCTCTGGCAAGCATCAATATTGAGAAAGACACAAACAGTACCACCTGTCACCTGCTGGGTGACaacagctctgtccccagctgtttaatttatttgaaCTGCCTTGCACACAGAACTTCACCAGCTCTCCTAGAAATAAAGCTGagtgctgagtcctgcatttctctgtgaggaCAAGAGCTGAAGTTTCAGTTCTATCAAAATCACAGGGGCAGAATTGGTGGACAGGAGGTGACCAAAAAACAGCCTTCTTTGTAGTTATATGACCCCCATCTTTTACTCCTCCTataaagacaggctgagaaagatgaaaagaagGTCCAGGGAGAACTCATTGTAGCCTTCCTGTGCCTTAAAGGGGCATATATGAAGGAGGCAGAGTGACTTTTTACACAGGCAGAGTGACAGAACAACGGTcttaaactgacagagggcaggtcTAGATTACACattatgaagaaattctttactgtaagAGTGATAAGGCATTGGCACAGAGAActtgtggatgcctcatccctggaaagtgtccaaggccaggctggatggggctttgagcaatgTGGTCtactggaactagatgatctttaaggttccttccaacctatgattctattttaaataatgtaagtAATTTGACATACCATTGTTGAGCTCTCTGAAGACACTTTAGCAGACTTTTTTGCTTCcttggcttttttccctttaggcTTAGTACTGCTAACAGACAAAGAGGAACCAAAATCAGTGCACAGGAACATTTAGCATTTACAAACTTCtgatgtttttcagttttcaatgTCTCTTATGCTTTCCCTTGTTCTTGCTTCCCGCAACAAAATGTAAGtgcatccagaaaaaaaataaaatttatacaGTCAATTGGTAATCTCAGAATGTTGAATCAGCTCCTGGGAAGTGATATGGCAACAACCTGCAGTCAAATACCACTTCCAGAAAAGTTCCTACACATTTTGTTTGGTATCATATTTATTCAAACCGGTTTTGATGAGCGGCCCCCAGAGACCACATTTGAGAGTAAATCTATCCTCGTCTGACAATATCAAACATTACACAGAATGACACAGCGACTGCAATGTTGCAACCAACACACCTTTTTGCTTCACTTTTTGTTTCATACTCTTGGCTGCCATCATCCACAATGCCTGTGTCCTCTGACACAGCACATCTTTGGCCATCATTTAACTCCTCTGCTGAGCCACTGTCCTTCTCCACGCTGGGCACTTCCTTTTGTTCAATTGTTTCTTCATCAGCACTTTGATCAAAAGAGTCCTCATAACTCtgtccaaacaaaaaaaaaaaatccaagttaAAAACTTTCAGTTCATTAGTGACTATGTTTATAGTATTATACTCATTTACCTCAAACATGGGTGGTTtgggaggagagaaagagaTGGACCCTCTTAATTCTACTGTGTGTTTTCAGTGAGACTGTAACATGTAAAACCTTAGTTCTCCTGTTTTGAAAGATGAGGCCACCTGTGGTGAAGGGAAGAAACACCAATAAAACAGCCTCTGAAACTACAGAAGAGGAGAATGAAGGTAGCTTTTAATCACACACAGGGTTCATCCTGTTCTGACTACCATTTCTTATTTCACAGGTAGTGGCTTGGCTTATAACTTTGTGAAGGGTTAATTATTTAGACTAAAGTTTTTTGTGCCAGATAACTGCATTAGGACACTGGAGCCAAAATTACTGAGCTGACTGAAATTAGGTAGACATACTGTAATTTCCTTCCCTAGCAGATGCTGGCAGCCTTTACCATGTGCTAGATTAGAGTCAATACATGGTTTGGCAAAATATCAATTCCACCCCTGTCTGAAGCAGAACAGCAAAGCTCCCAAAAGCACAGTAACAAATTTGACCTAACACCACATTAATGCAACTCTTACCATCTCTAGTGCAGAGTCTCAGCTACCTGAAAAAAACTTGGCTAATCCTaacttcaggaaaagaaaataaaacccacagAGATTCCCAGTACTCCACAGTGCTTGGCAGAGGATGGAGGTGAGAATTTCCCAGCACAAGATTGCAGCTTGAGCAACACAAGAGTGGCACCTACTGTCCAGGCTGTAGCAAACTGATggaacagagccacagtgaCTATGTGCCACCTCTGCAGTGAGAACGGACCTTCTGGTCTCaaacagaggaggaaagagTTAACTGAAGCCTCATGGCCTGCACAGAAACATGAAGGTCCAGCCAATACTCGGACTATGCAACTGCACCAGCCAACGTGAAGCCAGGAAACTTCAGCTGCTTGAAAGTTTCAGAAAAGTTTCTTAAGAACAAGAGATAATGATGGAGTGGGAGAGAGCAGAAAAGGTGAACAGAGAATAGGAAATTAGATGGGAAAGCATGGAAGAGGCAAGATCTGGTACCGACAGCTCACTGGGACGAGGCTAGGTCTCAGGAGTAAGTACTTGAAAAGGATGAAGTTTGAGGAAGGCAGACAGAGGAGCATGCTTACTATGACACCCCTGCCACTCAAGCCTGAAACAGCTTGCTCTAGGTGAATTTAACCtactgctgtcagcagagatctgtgatatcacacacagACTCAGATCCTGGAGTACAACAGACCagtgttgtttttgtttgcagTTCAAGAGAAAGGTGGAATGAATGTGCTCATTCCAACAGCTACAGTGCCAGCAGAAAACCAATACTGTGGCAGTCTTTTTGACCCCCTCTAAATTACAGATTAAAAAACAACACATTATACCAACTCCTACAATGAAAGCCAGAAGTGACCACCAAAGTGAGCTCTTAATGCACCAAGGCCACTACTGGTCTTTCTGATCAATTCCTTGCATTCTCCCCATCTCCCTGTTTCCATCTGTTTTTCTTATACTTCAGACTACATCCTTTTTAGAGTCAGCACAACATATTAGCATCTGCACTAACAGAATGGAGTCAGGTCTGTGATGTTCTTatcataaaatattattataataaatctaaaaaaagtttttctggtggcaaaaataattaaaaatatttttagatagTTTTAAAATTCTGTGGAATTTCAAGTTCTCCTGTTCTGCAGGACAGAGAAATAACTTGTCAGGAGTTAAATGCAAGTTTTCGGTTTCTTAAGAAAACTGGGTTGTAAACTTCCCAGAATATGATTATGACTACATACCTTcattgttttctgcttcttcctttgtttctttgatAGTCtgtaaagataattttaaaattaccttcTTTTACAGAAAACCCCCAAGAGCTAGTACAATTTCTAAAAAGATATCAAGCTATACTTTTCCTTTATCCTCTTACATGATATTAGGTAGCCACAAAAAGAAAGTTACTCAGGCCAGAAATAAAACAATAGGTCTCCCAAACAACTCATTGCAATTAGTAAAACATTTGTTCTGCTCAGACTGAACCCAAAGATACTAGTGAGGTAGTTGGGATTATGCTCTGactgtttaaaaaattaagttgTGTAACAATTCTGACCTTGACCATGCTCATTTTCCATTTATGCTAGCAATCAATTGACAGTAAGTACCAAATCAATAAACACTAGCACTGTGAAAGTCCTTCTGCTTGAAAAATAACAAACTCTTCTTTTCTTTAACATATAACTTTaggcagcagagaaaacatAAGTCTGTTGTTTTATGGCACTCGAATGTAGTCATGCAAAGGCATGTGTTTTACTGGAACTCTGATGCTAAGAAGTATTTCAAACTGCACAATACTGAGAGCAATACAGCGGCAAATCATCAGGAGCTCCCTCTGAAGGCTACTAAGACTTAGTAAATAATGAGCCatgacaaaattaaaaacaatttgaAGTACTTCTGTTTGGGTATGTCTTctgtttcttcctcctctttggtCTGTATTCCATCTGCATCATTTGAAGACACAGGAAATtgcccttcctcctcttccaatTGCTGTCGTAACAGTGATACCATCTCGCGatgcttctttgatttttcgTGATTCTTCATGCTGTGAAGACCAGATTGTTACTGCAGGTTGCTCTGCGCAAACATAgttatatttacatataaattAACAACAGGCCCATTATCCAGCACTACTAAGTATGGAAAATTCTGCACTGACAATGTCTTTACTGGAAAGACAATACTCATCATTATGTGAAGTTAAAAATTCtctaaaatgcagttttaaatcAATTAAAACCCAACACCTCCACCCACAAATCCCCAACCACAAATACTTACGCTTTCTCAGTTTTTAACAATTTGTCACAAGCAGGGCAGTACAGACCATCAACAAGTTCAGCTTCTTCAGTTTCATCATTCAGTTTGTCTGAAGAGAACAGTGGAGATCAGAGAGACAAAGTCAGATGAGAAGTTTTTGAACAAGATGCTCTTTAAGCCTCAGAAAATAGTCACAGCACTGACATTCAATTTCTCCAGTACTACTGACACAGATCACCTCACCAAATCAGACACTGGTATAAATTAACAGCTGCAGCTTGTTCAAATGAAAACACCAGAGAGGGACAGACTCTAGCCCAGCATTCTCAGAGGGAGGGAGTGAGTTGCATTACAGTCAGAACTGTGAATTCGAGGCTGTAAGTGAGCCACACTCATACTGCAGTGACTCAGTATACATCACCTCCCCACACACCATACCTTCAATGCTTTTTGTCTCCTGTTCTTCTAATTCATCTTCACCACCTGATCCATCTCCAAATTCCTTTTCATATTGTGCCTCCATCTCTTGCAGCTCTCTCTCCAGATCTGACATAGttatccagctctgctctttgtACTGCTCAGCAAGCCTGCAAGCAGAATACAGTAACTTCTACGCTCTGTCCCCGAGATGGGAACTACAGGTACAGTATTACTGAAAGATAACTTCTACTTAAAGGTAACTGTTCTTCTTTGGCATCTCAGGAGGAAAGTTCTGAACATATTACGATGGAGCAAACAATTGGAAATCTGAGCCATCTGAGTTAATTTGTGATGTCAGTGGGCACCTCTGCACTGCAAGCAGAGATACTAACATAGGTAGATCCTGGTTGAATTTCAGGCA belongs to Haemorhous mexicanus isolate bHaeMex1 chromosome Z, bHaeMex1.pri, whole genome shotgun sequence and includes:
- the DNAJC21 gene encoding dnaJ homolog subfamily C member 21 isoform X2 — translated: MKCHYEVLGVRRDAAEEELKRAYRRLALRWHPDKNLENAEEAAEQFKLIQAAYDVLSDPQERAWYDNHREALLKGGVDGDYQDDSLDLLHYFTVSCYSGYGDDEKGFFTVYRQVFEKIAKEELEYMTQEDIEEFPMFGYSHSDYDTVVHPFYAYWQSFCTQKNFAWKEEYDTRQASNRWEKRAMEKENKKTREKARKERNELIRQLVAFIRKRDKRVQAHRKLVEEQNAEKTRKAEEFRRQQKLKQAKLAEQYKEQSWITMSDLERELQEMEAQYEKEFGDGSGGEDELEEQETKSIEDKLNDETEEAELVDGLYCPACDKLLKTEKAMKNHEKSKKHREMVSLLRQQLEEEEGQFPVSSNDADGIQTKEEEETEDIPKQKLSKKQRKKQKTMKSYEDSFDQSADEETIEQKEVPSVEKDSGSAEELNDGQRCAVSEDTGIVDDGSQEYETKSEAKSTKPKGKKAKEAKKSAKVSSESSTMNEVPIHCVTCNCAFPSRNKLFEHLKVTGHARATTTPTVNGAVNTKTKKEKRRNR
- the DNAJC21 gene encoding dnaJ homolog subfamily C member 21 isoform X1, coding for MKCHYEVLGVRRDAAEEELKRAYRRLALRWHPDKNLENAEEAAEQFKLIQAAYDVLSDPQERAWYDNHREALLKGGVDGDYQDDSLDLLHYFTVSCYSGYGDDEKGFFTVYRQVFEKIAKEELEYMTQEDIEEFPMFGYSHSDYDTVVHPFYAYWQSFCTQKNFAWKEEYDTRQASNRWEKRAMEKENKKTREKARKERNELIRQLVAFIRKRDKRVQAHRKLVEEQNAEKTRKAEEFRRQQKLKQAKLAEQYKEQSWITMSDLERELQEMEAQYEKEFGDGSGGEDELEEQETKSIEDKLNDETEEAELVDGLYCPACDKLLKTEKAMKNHEKSKKHREMVSLLRQQLEEEEGQFPVSSNDADGIQTKEEEETEDIPKQKLSKKQRKKQKTMKSYEDSFDQSADEETIEQKEVPSVEKDSGSAEELNDGQRCAVSEDTGIVDDGSQEYETKSEAKSSTKPKGKKAKEAKKSAKVSSESSTMNEVPIHCVTCNCAFPSRNKLFEHLKVTGHARATTTPTVNGAVNTKTKKEKRRNR